In Arthrobacter ramosus, one DNA window encodes the following:
- the aroC gene encoding chorismate synthase, whose amino-acid sequence MLRWLTAGESHGPALLGIVEGVPAGVELTSGEIRDALARRRLGYGRGARMKFEQDEVSILGGVRHGVTQGGPVAIQIGNTEWPKWEQIMSADPVDPALLADQARNAPLTRPRPGHADFTGMQKYGFPEARPVLERASARETATRVALGTVASQFLKQLGIELVSHTVSIASVTVPEGRPLPLPSDVLALDADPLRCFDRETSDAMVAEVDAAHKEGETLGGVVEVLAYGLPPGLGSYVHWDRRLDSRLAAALMGIQAIKGVEVGDGFLTAARRGSAAHDEIVKDETGRIVRKTNRAGGIEGGMSIGEVLRVRAAMKPIATVPRALRTIDVSTGEASKAHHQRSDVCAVPAAGVVAEAMVALVLAEAVAEKFGGDSVAETARNLRGYLDSIPANLDSVGH is encoded by the coding sequence ATGTTGCGTTGGTTGACTGCCGGTGAATCCCATGGCCCGGCACTGCTCGGAATTGTTGAAGGCGTCCCCGCCGGTGTGGAACTCACCAGCGGGGAAATTCGTGACGCCCTGGCGCGTCGCCGCCTCGGCTATGGCCGCGGCGCCCGGATGAAGTTCGAGCAGGACGAAGTGAGCATCCTTGGCGGCGTCAGGCACGGCGTGACGCAGGGCGGCCCCGTCGCGATCCAGATCGGCAACACCGAATGGCCCAAATGGGAGCAGATCATGTCTGCCGACCCGGTGGACCCCGCGCTTCTCGCAGACCAAGCCCGGAACGCGCCCTTGACCCGTCCGCGCCCCGGACATGCAGATTTCACCGGCATGCAGAAGTACGGATTCCCTGAGGCCCGCCCTGTCCTGGAACGCGCCAGCGCCCGGGAAACGGCCACGCGTGTCGCTTTGGGTACGGTTGCCTCGCAATTCCTGAAGCAGCTTGGGATTGAGCTCGTGAGCCACACCGTATCCATCGCGAGCGTGACCGTGCCCGAGGGCCGTCCGCTGCCTCTGCCGTCCGACGTTCTGGCCCTCGATGCCGATCCTTTGCGTTGCTTCGATCGAGAGACCTCCGACGCCATGGTGGCCGAGGTTGACGCAGCACACAAGGAAGGCGAGACCCTCGGCGGTGTTGTCGAAGTCCTCGCCTACGGCCTTCCGCCGGGACTCGGTAGCTACGTGCACTGGGACCGCCGCCTCGACTCCCGCCTGGCTGCCGCCCTGATGGGCATCCAGGCGATCAAGGGCGTCGAAGTCGGCGATGGCTTCCTGACCGCGGCACGCCGAGGCTCCGCCGCGCACGATGAAATCGTCAAGGACGAGACCGGCCGGATCGTCCGCAAGACCAACCGTGCCGGTGGCATTGAAGGCGGCATGAGCATCGGTGAAGTCCTGCGTGTCCGCGCCGCCATGAAGCCCATCGCCACCGTCCCGCGTGCATTGAGGACCATCGACGTCAGCACCGGTGAAGCCTCCAAAGCGCACCACCAGCGCTCCGACGTCTGTGCCGTCCCGGCTGCAGGTGTCGTTGCCGAGGCCATGGTCGCCTTGGTTCTGGCCGAAGCCGTCGCTGAGAAGTTCGGCGGTGACTCCGTCGCTGAAACCGCACGAAACCTTCGGGGTTACCTGGACAGCATCCCGGCAAACCTGGACTCGGTCGGCCACTAG
- a CDS encoding shikimate dehydrogenase → MSRRAAVLGHPISHSKSPALHRAAYAKLGLDIEYSAIDVTVERLPAFMAGLEAGDDWCGLSVTMPLKTAMVDEVDEVRGAGAFLGVINTVAFEDSGHGVRRVGHNTDVAGIVEAVRNAGVTEQPKSAVLGGGGTSAAAIAALRELGSKHVDVFVRDAGRAAEAKAAAAAVGLSIHLRPLAEAAEGMAGADLVISTLPPRAADGIAARLEQLPDDDTLPDDDWGVLLDVAYDPWPSRIAEAWHSRGGVVVPGLEMLLYQAVEQIRLFSGADVTADVIDVMCDSVGLPRRV, encoded by the coding sequence GTGAGTAGACGTGCTGCCGTACTTGGGCACCCCATCAGCCACTCGAAGTCACCAGCACTCCACCGCGCGGCCTACGCGAAGCTCGGGCTCGACATTGAATACTCGGCGATCGACGTAACCGTTGAGCGGCTCCCGGCCTTCATGGCGGGCCTTGAAGCCGGCGACGACTGGTGCGGTTTGTCCGTCACCATGCCCCTCAAGACCGCCATGGTGGACGAAGTCGACGAGGTCCGCGGGGCCGGCGCGTTCTTGGGTGTCATCAACACGGTTGCTTTTGAAGACTCCGGGCACGGCGTGCGGCGGGTCGGCCACAACACGGATGTGGCCGGCATCGTGGAAGCCGTCAGGAATGCAGGCGTCACGGAGCAGCCGAAGTCCGCGGTCCTTGGTGGCGGCGGGACATCCGCGGCGGCTATTGCAGCGCTTCGGGAGCTCGGTTCGAAACACGTTGACGTCTTCGTGCGCGACGCCGGGCGGGCCGCCGAGGCGAAAGCCGCGGCAGCCGCCGTCGGGCTTTCCATTCACCTCCGGCCGCTGGCTGAAGCAGCTGAAGGCATGGCGGGAGCCGATCTGGTGATCTCCACACTTCCGCCGCGGGCGGCGGACGGCATCGCAGCGCGGCTCGAGCAGCTTCCCGACGACGACACGCTTCCCGACGATGACTGGGGTGTCCTGCTCGATGTCGCCTACGATCCATGGCCCAGCCGCATTGCCGAAGCATGGCATTCGCGGGGCGGAGTGGTGGTTCCAGGGCTCGAGATGTTGCTCTATCAAGCCGTGGAGCAAATCCGCTTGTTTTCCGGAGCCGACGTCACCGCCGATGTCATAGATGTGATGTGCGACTCAGTCGGGCTCCCCCGACGGGTCTAG
- the mltG gene encoding endolytic transglycosylase MltG — translation MTRREIRARERFLETQNQEVLPPPVPVHFEPVAVPKPQPAYVPDYAPAAQEATTHASGLYDEGVHSETVQPEEDVQQHDASHEDLTQPFDTVQPFDTAEPGVEHDALHPDAVEHDPVHSFDVAHGDEFHELQAHDEGYEHHDPQFDYEVHDEHDAHDLMATATPVPKARSKKVRRRRRLVALLLTLTVFVAAVAVGAQFLKPLLGMDKVSDYPGPGTGSVTITVAPGSGPKLVATNLQSQHVIADADTFVAAFTAAGGELSPGDFTFKTQMKTSDAVNVLLGKDSSKVMYFALSAGLRIGESLDAISKGSGIPLSDLKALSDSPAQFGVPAPAKNLEGFLAPGEYRFPLGTSAKDILQKLVTATTDELKAQGVTDPAKQYQTITVASIVQAEGGQADYGNVAGAIYNRLKPGNTETNGLIQSDATVTYGLGTKTFHLTDAQKADKSNPYNTYANVGLPVGPIGSPGKTAIDAAAKPTANNYLYWVTINLDTKETKFSSTLAEHLKYVDQYNAWCAANAGRCV, via the coding sequence CTGACTCGTCGTGAAATCCGTGCCAGGGAACGCTTCCTGGAGACGCAGAACCAGGAGGTACTGCCACCACCTGTGCCTGTCCATTTTGAACCTGTCGCGGTCCCGAAGCCGCAGCCGGCATACGTCCCCGACTACGCGCCGGCGGCCCAGGAAGCGACCACCCACGCCTCTGGCCTCTACGACGAAGGTGTGCACAGCGAAACGGTCCAGCCCGAAGAGGACGTGCAGCAGCACGATGCTTCGCATGAAGACCTCACGCAGCCCTTCGACACAGTGCAGCCCTTCGACACAGCGGAGCCGGGCGTCGAGCACGATGCTCTGCACCCTGATGCCGTGGAACATGACCCTGTTCACAGCTTCGATGTCGCACACGGTGACGAGTTCCACGAACTGCAGGCCCATGACGAAGGTTATGAGCACCACGATCCCCAGTTCGACTACGAAGTCCATGATGAGCACGACGCCCATGACCTCATGGCAACTGCGACTCCTGTGCCAAAGGCCCGCTCGAAGAAGGTCCGCAGGCGCCGCCGTCTTGTCGCGCTCCTGCTCACCCTCACGGTGTTCGTCGCAGCGGTTGCCGTTGGGGCGCAATTCCTGAAGCCATTGCTCGGGATGGACAAGGTCAGCGACTACCCTGGCCCGGGCACCGGCTCGGTCACCATCACTGTGGCCCCGGGCTCCGGCCCCAAACTGGTCGCGACCAACCTTCAGAGCCAGCACGTCATTGCCGACGCGGATACTTTCGTGGCGGCCTTCACTGCTGCCGGGGGTGAACTCTCACCCGGTGATTTCACCTTCAAAACGCAAATGAAGACCTCCGATGCGGTGAATGTGCTCCTCGGCAAGGATTCTTCCAAGGTCATGTACTTCGCGCTGAGTGCAGGATTGCGAATCGGTGAATCCCTTGATGCGATCTCCAAGGGTTCGGGCATACCTTTGTCCGACTTGAAGGCGCTCAGCGACTCACCGGCCCAGTTCGGCGTCCCTGCCCCGGCAAAGAACCTGGAAGGCTTCCTGGCGCCGGGGGAGTACCGTTTCCCCCTTGGAACCTCTGCCAAGGACATACTCCAGAAGCTCGTCACGGCCACCACCGATGAGCTCAAGGCCCAGGGCGTCACGGATCCCGCCAAGCAGTACCAGACCATCACGGTGGCCAGCATCGTGCAGGCCGAAGGCGGCCAGGCCGACTACGGCAACGTGGCCGGCGCCATCTACAACAGGCTCAAGCCGGGCAACACCGAGACGAACGGGCTCATCCAGTCGGATGCCACCGTTACCTACGGCCTGGGTACCAAGACCTTCCACCTGACCGATGCCCAGAAGGCTGACAAGAGCAACCCCTACAACACCTACGCCAACGTAGGCCTTCCGGTCGGCCCCATTGGTTCACCCGGCAAGACGGCGATCGATGCTGCCGCGAAGCCGACGGCCAACAATTACCTCTATTGGGTAACCATCAACCTCGACACCAAGGAAACCAAGTTCTCCAGCACGCTGGCGGAACACCTCAAGTACGTTGACCAGTACAACGCGTGGTGTGCGGCCAACGCGGGACGGTGCGTGTGA
- the ruvX gene encoding Holliday junction resolvase RuvX, producing the protein MEAIASNDDYPRGIKLGVDVGTVRVGVAICDPDGILATPFKTVSRDAKKNSDIGVIVRHVAELGVVQIFVGLPRTMKGEEHTSAVMATDYAELLAAHLQRRGLEVPVNMVDERLSTVTAHRNLHEAGMSSKDHRKVVDQVAAAGILQHAIDMQKARGADVGRRVQAPMPPQHIDGASAPLPASGIDPHSPTRGRQL; encoded by the coding sequence TTGGAGGCCATTGCGAGCAACGACGACTACCCCAGGGGCATCAAACTGGGGGTGGACGTCGGCACCGTCCGTGTGGGAGTAGCCATCTGCGATCCGGATGGGATCCTGGCCACTCCGTTCAAGACGGTAAGCCGGGACGCCAAGAAGAATTCCGACATCGGGGTCATTGTCCGGCACGTCGCGGAGCTCGGCGTAGTCCAGATCTTCGTCGGGCTGCCGCGCACGATGAAGGGTGAAGAACACACTTCTGCCGTCATGGCCACCGACTACGCGGAGTTGCTGGCGGCCCACTTACAGCGCCGCGGACTCGAGGTTCCAGTCAACATGGTGGACGAGCGGCTCAGTACCGTGACGGCCCACCGCAATCTCCATGAAGCTGGCATGAGCAGCAAGGATCATCGTAAAGTGGTGGATCAGGTTGCCGCTGCCGGAATTCTGCAGCACGCGATCGACATGCAAAAAGCCAGAGGTGCGGATGTGGGCAGGCGCGTGCAGGCGCCGATGCCACCCCAACACATTGACGGTGCCAGTGCGCCGCTGCCGGCCTCCGGCATTGATCCACACTCTCCAACGAGGGGAAGACAATTGTGA
- the alaS gene encoding alanine--tRNA ligase — MKSQEITKRWVDFFVSKGHTAVPSASLVSSDPSLLFTVAGMVPFIPYLTAREEPPFDRATSVQKCIRTGDIEEVGKTARHGTFFQMCGNFSFGDYFKEDAIKFAFELLTKSVDDGGYGLDVERLWVTVYEEDDEAQDLWLKNTGIPASRIQRMGKADNYWSTGQPGPAGPCSEIYYDRGPAYGAEGGPIADENRYVEIWNLVFMQYQIENVRSKVDFDIAGELPKKNIDTGLGMERLAMILQGVENMYETDQVRPVIDKAAALSGKEYTSAESADDPHHTDDVRMRVVADHIRSALMLISDGVSPSNEGRGYVLRRLIRRAVRAMRLLGVEEACLPQLLPASRDAMKGVYPVVETDFDRISRIAYAEERAFLRTIASGTARLEEAVVLSKAAGKPLSGEDAFALHDTYGFPIDLTLEMAEEAGLKVDEAEFRSLMLEQRQRAQADAKSKKGGHADVSAFQELLAEGETIFTGYTELEGEARVRGIVSSGRRVAHASTGDEIELVLNETPFYAEAGGQSADKGLITGDGFVVEVLDVQRPVKGLSVHKAIVREGEIASDALVRAAVDRERRHAAEQAHTGTHIVHAALHQILGPEATQRGSFNKAGYLRFDFAWGEGLSAATKSEIEEVSNIAIRNNFRVDTKVMGLAEAKALGAMALFGENYGSEVRVVEIDGAWSRELCGGTHVANTSLIGSLSLLGEQSVGSGNRRVEAFVGLDAFRHLAAERALVTELTEMLKVPSGQLADRISSTLAKLKATEKELDRLRKEQLTAAAANLVATARDAGGVRVVAHDAGQVGGADDLRSLAMDLRNRLGSDASTVAVAGVSNDRPVIIVATNEAAREAGVKAGALVRVAAGILGGGGGGKDDVAQGGGTDAAKIAPALAAVVDAIAKR, encoded by the coding sequence ATGAAGTCGCAGGAGATCACCAAACGCTGGGTGGACTTTTTTGTCAGCAAGGGCCATACCGCCGTCCCCTCAGCGTCGCTCGTATCCAGCGACCCTTCCCTGCTCTTCACTGTGGCCGGCATGGTTCCCTTCATTCCTTACCTCACCGCCCGCGAGGAACCGCCCTTCGACCGCGCCACGAGCGTCCAGAAGTGCATCCGCACCGGCGACATCGAGGAAGTGGGCAAGACCGCCCGCCACGGGACGTTCTTCCAGATGTGCGGAAACTTCTCTTTCGGGGACTACTTCAAGGAAGACGCCATCAAGTTCGCCTTCGAACTGCTCACCAAGAGCGTCGACGACGGCGGCTATGGGCTGGACGTTGAGCGCCTCTGGGTGACCGTCTACGAAGAAGACGACGAAGCCCAGGATTTGTGGCTCAAGAACACGGGCATCCCCGCCTCGCGCATCCAAAGGATGGGGAAGGCGGACAACTACTGGTCCACCGGACAGCCTGGTCCTGCCGGCCCGTGCTCGGAAATCTATTACGACCGCGGCCCGGCCTATGGCGCCGAAGGCGGTCCCATCGCGGACGAAAACCGCTATGTCGAAATCTGGAACCTCGTGTTCATGCAGTACCAGATCGAGAATGTCCGCTCGAAGGTGGACTTCGACATCGCCGGCGAGCTGCCCAAGAAGAACATCGACACCGGCCTCGGCATGGAGCGCCTTGCGATGATCCTGCAGGGCGTTGAAAACATGTACGAAACGGACCAGGTCCGTCCTGTCATCGACAAGGCCGCAGCCCTTTCCGGCAAGGAGTACACCTCTGCCGAGTCAGCTGACGACCCGCACCACACGGACGATGTCCGGATGCGCGTCGTTGCCGACCACATCCGTTCGGCCCTCATGCTGATCTCCGACGGCGTGTCCCCGTCCAACGAAGGCCGCGGCTACGTCCTGCGTCGGCTCATCCGTCGTGCCGTCCGTGCGATGCGCCTCCTCGGGGTCGAAGAAGCTTGCCTCCCGCAGTTGCTTCCGGCTTCCCGCGACGCCATGAAGGGCGTCTACCCCGTGGTGGAGACCGACTTCGACCGCATCAGCCGCATCGCCTATGCCGAAGAAAGAGCCTTCCTGCGCACCATCGCCTCCGGCACTGCGCGCCTTGAAGAAGCCGTGGTGCTCTCCAAGGCGGCCGGCAAGCCGCTGTCCGGCGAAGATGCCTTCGCCTTGCACGACACTTACGGGTTCCCGATCGATCTGACCCTCGAAATGGCCGAGGAAGCCGGTTTGAAGGTTGACGAAGCCGAGTTCCGCAGCCTCATGCTCGAACAGCGTCAGCGCGCCCAGGCGGATGCCAAGTCCAAGAAGGGTGGACACGCCGATGTCTCAGCCTTCCAGGAGCTCCTGGCCGAAGGCGAGACCATCTTCACGGGCTACACCGAGCTGGAAGGCGAGGCCCGCGTCCGCGGCATCGTCAGCTCCGGCCGGCGTGTTGCCCACGCATCCACGGGCGACGAAATCGAGCTCGTGCTCAACGAAACACCGTTCTATGCCGAAGCCGGTGGCCAGTCGGCCGACAAGGGCCTCATCACCGGCGACGGTTTCGTCGTCGAGGTCCTCGACGTCCAGCGCCCTGTGAAGGGCCTGAGCGTCCACAAGGCGATCGTCCGCGAAGGCGAGATCGCCTCGGACGCTTTGGTGCGCGCCGCCGTCGACCGCGAACGCCGCCACGCCGCAGAGCAGGCCCACACGGGCACACACATCGTGCACGCCGCCCTGCACCAGATCCTCGGCCCGGAAGCCACCCAGCGTGGCTCCTTCAACAAGGCCGGCTACCTGCGCTTCGACTTCGCCTGGGGCGAGGGACTGAGTGCGGCCACGAAGTCCGAGATCGAAGAGGTCTCGAACATCGCCATCCGCAACAACTTCCGGGTGGACACCAAGGTGATGGGCCTCGCTGAGGCGAAAGCGCTCGGCGCCATGGCCCTCTTCGGCGAGAACTACGGCAGCGAAGTCCGCGTTGTGGAGATCGACGGCGCATGGTCCCGCGAACTCTGCGGTGGCACCCATGTGGCCAACACCTCCCTCATCGGGAGCCTGTCGCTGCTCGGCGAACAGTCCGTCGGTTCGGGAAACCGCCGCGTGGAAGCTTTCGTCGGTCTCGACGCCTTCCGGCACCTCGCAGCCGAGCGCGCCTTGGTCACCGAGCTCACGGAAATGCTCAAGGTCCCCTCGGGCCAGTTGGCAGACCGGATCTCCAGCACCTTGGCTAAGCTCAAGGCGACGGAAAAGGAACTCGACCGCCTCCGCAAGGAACAGCTGACGGCAGCCGCTGCGAACCTGGTTGCCACGGCCCGGGATGCCGGAGGCGTCCGGGTAGTGGCGCACGACGCCGGCCAGGTCGGGGGAGCGGACGACCTCCGCAGCCTCGCCATGGACCTGCGCAACCGGCTCGGCTCCGACGCTTCCACGGTTGCCGTGGCCGGTGTCAGCAACGACCGTCCCGTCATCATCGTGGCCACCAACGAGGCCGCGCGTGAAGCGGGCGTCAAGGCCGGCGCCCTCGTCCGCGTGGCTGCAGGAATCCTCGGTGGTGGCGGCGGCGGCAAGGACGATGTCGCCCAAGGCGGCGGAACTGACGCCGCGAAGATCGCACCGGCCCTCGCGGCCGTTGTGGACGCGATCGCCAAGCGCTGA
- a CDS encoding DUF948 domain-containing protein, with protein MTGGDIAGLIAAGVFALLVVLLALPILKLGRVFDEVRTSIRSLSDGATPLMDEVTATVSTTNQQLKKVDGITSNVSDASANISALSSLVAATVGSPLIKVAAFSYGVRSAFAARRKQGSGRRSR; from the coding sequence ATGACTGGTGGCGATATTGCAGGCCTGATCGCGGCCGGAGTTTTCGCGCTCCTTGTGGTGCTGTTGGCCCTGCCGATCCTCAAACTCGGGCGCGTCTTCGATGAAGTCCGCACCTCCATCCGCTCCTTGAGCGACGGAGCGACCCCCCTGATGGACGAGGTCACTGCCACGGTTTCCACCACAAACCAGCAGCTAAAAAAGGTGGATGGCATCACCTCCAACGTTTCCGACGCCTCCGCCAACATCTCTGCTTTGTCCTCGCTGGTGGCCGCAACAGTCGGTTCGCCGCTCATCAAGGTGGCAGCGTTCAGCTATGGAGTGCGCTCGGCTTTTGCCGCCCGTCGCAAACAGGGCAGTGGCCGCCGCAGCCGCTGA
- the rpsD gene encoding 30S ribosomal protein S4 translates to MANNTRARRTARLSRALGIALTPKAAKYMERRPYGPGEHGRARKKQDSDYAVRLREKQRLRAQYGIREAQMTRAFEEARRTKGLTGENLIELLEMRLDALVLRAGFARTIAQARQLVVHRHILVDGIRVDRPSFRVAEGQLIHVHSRSEVMAPFQVAAAGAHVLNVVPAYLDVKIDALQARLVRRPKRSEVPVTCEEQLVVEFYAR, encoded by the coding sequence GTGGCTAACAACACTCGTGCTCGCCGTACCGCACGCCTTTCGCGTGCACTCGGCATCGCTCTGACTCCCAAGGCCGCCAAGTACATGGAGCGCCGTCCGTACGGCCCCGGTGAGCATGGCCGCGCCCGCAAGAAGCAGGACTCTGACTACGCTGTACGTCTGCGCGAAAAGCAGCGTCTGCGCGCCCAGTACGGCATCCGCGAAGCCCAGATGACCCGTGCCTTCGAAGAAGCACGGCGCACCAAGGGCCTGACCGGTGAAAACCTGATCGAACTGCTCGAAATGCGTCTCGACGCCCTCGTGCTGCGTGCCGGCTTTGCCCGCACGATCGCCCAGGCCCGCCAGCTGGTTGTGCACCGCCACATCCTCGTTGACGGTATCCGCGTGGACCGCCCGTCGTTCCGCGTTGCGGAAGGCCAGCTCATCCACGTTCACAGCCGCAGCGAAGTCATGGCTCCGTTCCAGGTTGCAGCTGCCGGCGCACACGTTCTGAACGTCGTTCCGGCTTACCTGGACGTCAAGATCGACGCCCTGCAGGCACGCCTGGTTCGTCGCCCGAAGCGCTCCGAGGTCCCCGTGACCTGCGAAGAGCAGCTCGTGGTCGAATTCTACGCTCGCTGA
- a CDS encoding replication-associated recombination protein A — MEDLFGADADNDDDAGSQAADSDRSGGERAGTGRPASPRSPLAVRMRPRTLDDVVGQQHLLGQGSPLRQLAAGADAVGPAGPSSVILWGPPGTGKTTLAHVIARGPGRKFVELSAITAGVKDVRLVMENALTARDLYRTTTVLFLDEIHRFNKAQQDALLPGVENRWVVLVAATTENPSFSVVSPLLSRSLLLTLKPLTDSDIEGLLQRAVADARGLAGGVELSPEALEHLVRLSGGDARRALTALEAAAGVAYGDRNNDGGDASEEPGLAGDGAPDAPVVVELRHTERALDVAAVRYDRAGDQHYDVASAFIKSIRGSDVDAALHYLARMLEAGEDPRFVARRIVISAAEDIGMADPTALQTAVAAAQAVQLIGMPEGRIILAEAVVHLATAPKSNAAYMGINKAIADVRAGMGVGIPAHLRDAHYQGAKGLGHGQGYKYAHDAPHGVATQQYAPDDLVGRDYYEPTANGAERDIAPRLERLRRIIRGK; from the coding sequence GTGGAAGATCTCTTTGGTGCCGACGCGGACAACGACGACGACGCCGGCAGCCAGGCGGCGGATTCGGACCGGTCCGGTGGTGAACGTGCGGGCACGGGACGTCCCGCGTCGCCGCGGAGCCCTTTGGCGGTCCGCATGAGGCCCCGGACGCTCGATGACGTCGTGGGCCAGCAGCATTTGCTGGGCCAGGGGTCTCCTTTGCGGCAGCTTGCCGCAGGGGCCGACGCCGTCGGTCCTGCAGGTCCGAGCTCGGTCATCTTGTGGGGACCCCCGGGCACAGGCAAGACGACGCTGGCGCACGTCATCGCCCGCGGACCGGGCCGGAAGTTCGTTGAATTGTCCGCTATTACTGCAGGCGTCAAGGATGTCCGCCTGGTCATGGAGAACGCCTTGACTGCCCGGGATCTCTATCGGACCACAACTGTGTTGTTCCTTGACGAGATCCACCGCTTCAACAAGGCACAGCAGGACGCCCTGCTTCCCGGTGTCGAGAACCGATGGGTGGTCCTGGTCGCCGCGACCACCGAAAACCCTTCGTTCTCCGTCGTCTCGCCGCTGCTTTCCCGATCACTGCTGCTGACCCTGAAACCGCTCACCGACAGCGACATCGAGGGGCTTCTGCAACGGGCCGTTGCCGATGCGCGCGGCTTGGCAGGGGGGGTGGAGCTCAGTCCGGAAGCCCTCGAGCACTTGGTCCGCTTGTCCGGGGGAGACGCCCGCCGCGCGCTCACCGCGCTTGAGGCCGCGGCCGGCGTCGCTTACGGAGACCGGAACAACGACGGCGGCGACGCTTCCGAAGAGCCCGGGCTCGCGGGTGACGGCGCCCCGGACGCTCCGGTCGTCGTCGAACTCCGGCATACGGAGCGGGCCCTGGATGTGGCCGCCGTCCGATACGACCGCGCGGGCGACCAGCACTACGACGTCGCCAGTGCGTTCATCAAGTCGATCCGGGGTTCCGATGTCGATGCGGCCCTCCACTACCTGGCCCGTATGCTCGAAGCCGGCGAAGACCCGCGCTTCGTGGCCCGCCGGATCGTCATTTCGGCTGCCGAGGACATCGGCATGGCGGATCCGACGGCGCTGCAGACCGCCGTCGCCGCGGCCCAGGCAGTGCAGTTGATCGGCATGCCCGAGGGACGGATCATCCTCGCCGAAGCCGTGGTGCATCTGGCGACAGCGCCCAAGTCCAATGCCGCCTATATGGGCATCAACAAGGCCATCGCCGATGTGCGTGCGGGGATGGGGGTCGGGATTCCGGCGCACTTGAGGGACGCGCACTACCAAGGAGCGAAGGGCCTTGGCCACGGCCAAGGCTACAAGTACGCCCACGATGCCCCGCACGGCGTGGCCACCCAGCAGTACGCTCCGGATGATCTGGTCGGCAGGGACTACTACGAGCCCACCGCAAATGGTGCTGAACGGGATATTGCGCCCAGGCTCGAGCGGCTGCGCAGGATCATCCGGGGCAAGTAG
- a CDS encoding acVLRF1 family peptidyl-tRNA hydrolase, with protein sequence METRPSGPNEKQPPGAGRTAFIPGPRLLGWVDRFAASHGAVQEEPDDGGGTLLRAADGTLLRAADGTLLRAADGAVALLRAPWPVDGRPGKGTTTVERLASLASQERRLGVILVRRGGYAVGVVSGGKVSASKSGSRYVQSRSAAGGSSQQRFARRRENQANALTEAVAGYAAGVFAGHSIEYLVLGGDAALSAAVLEEKALKEYASRTRLAFLAVADPNATVLRRAAADACAVRIQVTDPL encoded by the coding sequence ATGGAGACCCGGCCGTCCGGCCCCAACGAAAAGCAGCCGCCTGGGGCGGGGCGCACCGCTTTCATCCCCGGTCCGCGGTTGCTCGGCTGGGTGGACCGCTTCGCCGCGAGCCATGGCGCCGTTCAGGAAGAGCCCGACGACGGCGGCGGTACCCTCCTGAGGGCGGCTGACGGCACGCTTTTGCGGGCGGCGGACGGCACGCTTTTGCGGGCGGCGGACGGCGCCGTGGCGCTACTGAGAGCCCCGTGGCCCGTCGATGGAAGGCCCGGTAAGGGAACCACCACGGTTGAGCGTCTGGCGTCGCTTGCTTCACAGGAACGGCGGCTCGGAGTCATCCTGGTGCGCCGGGGCGGCTACGCGGTGGGGGTCGTAAGCGGCGGCAAAGTGTCCGCGTCCAAATCGGGTTCGCGTTATGTGCAGTCCCGTTCGGCGGCAGGTGGATCCTCGCAACAGCGCTTTGCCCGCCGTCGCGAGAACCAGGCCAACGCGCTGACGGAAGCCGTAGCCGGATATGCCGCCGGCGTGTTCGCCGGGCACAGTATTGAATATCTCGTCCTGGGCGGAGACGCCGCGCTGTCCGCAGCGGTCCTGGAAGAAAAGGCGTTGAAGGAGTACGCGTCGCGGACAAGGCTCGCGTTCCTGGCGGTTGCCGACCCCAACGCAACCGTGCTTCGCAGGGCTGCGGCAGATGCTTGTGCCGTGCGGATTCAGGTCACGGATCCGTTGTAG